Proteins from a genomic interval of Zingiber officinale cultivar Zhangliang chromosome 2A, Zo_v1.1, whole genome shotgun sequence:
- the LOC122041987 gene encoding formate dehydrogenase 1, mitochondrial-like, translated as MATLSAAAATVDGTGSRTLHANSPDSKKIVGVFYKANQYASLNPEFVGCAEAALGIRDWLESKGHQYIVTDDKEGPNCELEKHIHDMHVLITTPFHPVYVTAEKIKKAKNLQLLLTAGVGSDHVDLKAAADAGITVVEISGSNAVSVAEDELMRILILVRNFLPGYRQVIDGDWNVAGIAHRAYDLEGKTVGIIGAGRIGKLLLQRLKPFNCNLLYHDRLTISPELEKETGAKFEEDLDVILPKCDVVVINTPLTEKTRGMFDKERIGKLKKGVLIVNNARAAIMDAQAVVDACSSGHIAGYSGDVWNPQPAPRDHPWRYMPNHAMTPHVSGTTINSQLRYADGVKDTLDKYFKGEEFLAQNYIVKEGKLASQYQ; from the exons ATGGCGACGCTCAGCGCTGCAGCAGCCACAGTCGACGGAACGGGCTCCAGGACGCTCCAT GCTAATTCGCCAGACAGCAAGAAGATCGTCGGCGTTTTCTACAAGGCCAACCAGTACGCTTCCCTGAATCCTGAATTTGTAGGGTGCGCTGAAGCCGCCTTGGGCATTCGGGACTGGCTAGAATCGAAAGGCCACCAGTACATTGTAACTGATGACAAAGAAGGCCCAAATTGCG AGTTAGAGAAACACATTCACGACATGCATGTTTTGATCACGACTCCCTTCCATCCGGTTTACGTGACCGCGGAGAAGATAAAGAAAGCCAAAAACCTGCAACTTCTTCTGACCGCTGGGGTTGGCTCGGACCACGTCGATCTGAAAGCGGCAGCCGACGCAGGAATCACTGTAGTAGAAATCAGCGGAAGCAATGCTGTCTCGGTGGCAGAGGATGAATTGATGCGAATTCTCATCCTCGTCCGGAACTTCTTGCCTGGTTATCGTCAGGTGATCGACGGTGACTGGAACGTCGCGGGCATCGCGCACAGGGCTTACGATCTTGAGGGTAAGACTGTCGGCATTATCGGGGCGGGGCGCATCGGGAAGCTTTTGCTTCAGCGCCTGAAGCCTTTCAACTGCAATCTGCTTTACCATGACCGCCTCACGATTTCACCTGAACTGGAGAAAGAGACAGGAGCTAAGTTTGAGGAAGATCTTGATGTAATTCTCCCAAAGTGTGACGTCGTCGTCATAAACACGCCTCTTACCGAGAAAACCAG AGGAATGTTTGATAAGGAGAGGATCGGGAAGTTGAAGAAGGGAGTTCTCATCGTGAATAATGCTCGAGCTGCTATCATGGACGCCCAAGCAGTCGTAGATGCTTGCTCTAGTGGGCACATTGCAG GTTACAGTGGCGACGTTTGGAATCCCCAGCCAGCTCCCAGAGATCATCCATGGCGCTACATGCCAAACCACGCAATGACTCCCCATGTATCTGGCACCACCATTAACAGCCAA CTGAGATATGCGGATGGAGTGAAAGACACACTCGATAAGTACTTCAAAGGAGAGGAATTTCTAGCTCAAAACTACATTGTCAAGGAGGGAAAGCTTGCGAGCCAATACCAATGA